From the genome of Papaver somniferum cultivar HN1 chromosome 2, ASM357369v1, whole genome shotgun sequence, one region includes:
- the LOC113348960 gene encoding calcium uptake protein, mitochondrial-like isoform X2, with translation MSLGSSLKRSSSLISGLNRHRYHTIRLFRNQAGESSSSSSLSSSSPSSLNLFLKSVSVIAAGSGLGYWFSNSSYFSSAKSGAIAFADWTTQTNPPSVLQQQDDSAETSEKKKRKFLFGDAYRRKVFFNYEKRIRMRSPPEKVFEYFASFVTPEGEVLMRPADLMRAIVPVFPPSESNNVREGYLRGERSPEGELRYIFFVTLLSIPESSFSIAFKMFDLDYNGEIDRDEFKRVMTWMRALNRQGAHHRDGKRTGLKVSYPVENGGLLEYFFGKDGTSCLQHEKFVEFLRNLHNEILLLEFNHYDYKHRGTISAKDFAFSMVAAADMSNINQFLARVDKLDNEPHLREIRITLEEFMAFAEIRKKLAPLSLAIFSYGTVNGLFTKKDFQRAASNVCGVTLSDKVVDIIFHVFDTNADGNLSANEFVKVLHRRESGMGQTVTELGVLGSVLNCA, from the exons ATGTCTCTCGGTTCATCGTTGAAAAGATCTTCTTCTTTGATTTCCGGATTAAACAGACATCGTTATCACACCATTCGGTTGTTCCGAAATCAAGCAGgagaatcatcttcatcatcatcattatcatcatcgtcTCCATCATCTCTGAATTTGTTTCTTAAATCAGTATCTGTAATTGCTGCTGGTTCTGGTTTAGGTTATTGGTTTTCtaattcttcttatttctcttcTGCAAAATCTGGTGCTATTGCTTTTGCTGATTGGACTACTCAAACAAATCCTCCTTCGGTTTTACAACAACAAGATGATTCAGCCGAGACCTCTGAGAAAAAGAAACGTAAATTCTTATTTGGGG ATGCTTACAGGAGAAAGGTCTTCTTTAACTATGAAAAACGCATTAGGATGAGGAGTCCTCCAGAAAAG GTTTTTGAGTACTTTGCATCCTTTGTTACCCCTGAAGGTGAGGTTCTTATGAGACCAGCAGACTTAATGCGGGCAATCGTTCCGGTGTTTCCTCCATCTGAATCTAATAATGTTAGAGAAGGGTATCTGAGAGGGGAGCGTTCCCCTGAAGGAGAGTTGAG GTACATTTTCTTCGTCACACTACTTAGCATTCCTGAATCAAGCTTTTCCATAGCTTTCAAAATGTTTGACCTTGACTACAATGG AGAGATAGACAGGGACGAGTTTAAGAGAGTGATGACTTGGATGCGAGCGCTCAATAGGCAAGGAGCTCATCATAGGGATGGAAAGCGCACTGGTCTAAAAGTTAGTTATCCTGTTGAAAATGGAGGTCTGCTAGAATATTTTTTTGGCAAGGATGGAACATCATGCTTACAACATGAAAAATTCGTtgaatttttgagaaatttgcacaATGAG ATATTGCTCCTGGAGTTCAATCACTATGATTACAAGCACCGAGGAACTATATCAGCTAAGGATTTTGCATTTTCCATGGTTGCTGCAGCTGATATGAGCAATATAAATCAGTTCCTTGCCCGGGTCGATAAACTAGACAATGAACCACATCTCAGAGAGATCCGCATTACACTGGAAGAATTCATGGCTTTTGCAGAGATACGTAAGAAATTAGCTCCACTGTCTTTGGCGATCTTCTCATATGGGACAGTAAATGGCTTATTCACAAAGAAGGATTTTCAGCGAGCTGCTTCCAAT GTATGCGGTGTTACTCTCTCTGACAAGGTAGTTGACATCATATTCCATGTATTTGATACAAATGCTGATGGGAATTTAAGTGCGAATGAGTTTGTGAAAGTTCTACACAGACGAGAAAGTGGAATGGGCCAGACTGTTACTGAGCTTGGAGTCTTGGGTTCAGTACTGAATTGCGCATAA
- the LOC113348960 gene encoding calcium uptake protein, mitochondrial-like isoform X1 — translation MSLGSSLKRSSSLISGLNRHRYHTIRLFRNQAGESSSSSSLSSSSPSSLNLFLKSVSVIAAGSGLGYWFSNSSYFSSAKSGAIAFADWTTQTNPPSVLQQQDDSAETSEKKKRKFLFGDAYRRKVFFNYEKRIRMRSPPEKVFEYFASFVTPEGEVLMRPADLMRAIVPVFPPSESNNVREGYLRGERSPEGELRCAPSKFFMLFDTDNDGLISFAEYIFFVTLLSIPESSFSIAFKMFDLDYNGEIDRDEFKRVMTWMRALNRQGAHHRDGKRTGLKVSYPVENGGLLEYFFGKDGTSCLQHEKFVEFLRNLHNEILLLEFNHYDYKHRGTISAKDFAFSMVAAADMSNINQFLARVDKLDNEPHLREIRITLEEFMAFAEIRKKLAPLSLAIFSYGTVNGLFTKKDFQRAASNVCGVTLSDKVVDIIFHVFDTNADGNLSANEFVKVLHRRESGMGQTVTELGVLGSVLNCA, via the exons ATGTCTCTCGGTTCATCGTTGAAAAGATCTTCTTCTTTGATTTCCGGATTAAACAGACATCGTTATCACACCATTCGGTTGTTCCGAAATCAAGCAGgagaatcatcttcatcatcatcattatcatcatcgtcTCCATCATCTCTGAATTTGTTTCTTAAATCAGTATCTGTAATTGCTGCTGGTTCTGGTTTAGGTTATTGGTTTTCtaattcttcttatttctcttcTGCAAAATCTGGTGCTATTGCTTTTGCTGATTGGACTACTCAAACAAATCCTCCTTCGGTTTTACAACAACAAGATGATTCAGCCGAGACCTCTGAGAAAAAGAAACGTAAATTCTTATTTGGGG ATGCTTACAGGAGAAAGGTCTTCTTTAACTATGAAAAACGCATTAGGATGAGGAGTCCTCCAGAAAAG GTTTTTGAGTACTTTGCATCCTTTGTTACCCCTGAAGGTGAGGTTCTTATGAGACCAGCAGACTTAATGCGGGCAATCGTTCCGGTGTTTCCTCCATCTGAATCTAATAATGTTAGAGAAGGGTATCTGAGAGGGGAGCGTTCCCCTGAAGGAGAGTTGAGGTGTGCTCCATCAAAATTTTTCATGCTTTTTGACACAGACAATGATGGACTTATATCTTTTGCAGA GTACATTTTCTTCGTCACACTACTTAGCATTCCTGAATCAAGCTTTTCCATAGCTTTCAAAATGTTTGACCTTGACTACAATGG AGAGATAGACAGGGACGAGTTTAAGAGAGTGATGACTTGGATGCGAGCGCTCAATAGGCAAGGAGCTCATCATAGGGATGGAAAGCGCACTGGTCTAAAAGTTAGTTATCCTGTTGAAAATGGAGGTCTGCTAGAATATTTTTTTGGCAAGGATGGAACATCATGCTTACAACATGAAAAATTCGTtgaatttttgagaaatttgcacaATGAG ATATTGCTCCTGGAGTTCAATCACTATGATTACAAGCACCGAGGAACTATATCAGCTAAGGATTTTGCATTTTCCATGGTTGCTGCAGCTGATATGAGCAATATAAATCAGTTCCTTGCCCGGGTCGATAAACTAGACAATGAACCACATCTCAGAGAGATCCGCATTACACTGGAAGAATTCATGGCTTTTGCAGAGATACGTAAGAAATTAGCTCCACTGTCTTTGGCGATCTTCTCATATGGGACAGTAAATGGCTTATTCACAAAGAAGGATTTTCAGCGAGCTGCTTCCAAT GTATGCGGTGTTACTCTCTCTGACAAGGTAGTTGACATCATATTCCATGTATTTGATACAAATGCTGATGGGAATTTAAGTGCGAATGAGTTTGTGAAAGTTCTACACAGACGAGAAAGTGGAATGGGCCAGACTGTTACTGAGCTTGGAGTCTTGGGTTCAGTACTGAATTGCGCATAA